A window of the Caldalkalibacillus salinus genome harbors these coding sequences:
- a CDS encoding cytochrome C oxidase subunit IV family protein, whose product MDPKQKRAQKKHKRERIALIWAFILSLLLTVISFIAVGTNIVEEQITLFLFIVMLAMLQAIIQLFYFMHLKDKGHRMPNLFIFSSIFVAIVAIYGINEWLWW is encoded by the coding sequence ATGGATCCAAAGCAAAAACGAGCTCAAAAAAAGCATAAACGTGAAAGAATTGCACTTATTTGGGCTTTCATACTATCTTTGTTGTTAACGGTGATATCTTTTATTGCAGTAGGAACAAATATTGTGGAGGAACAGATAACCTTATTTTTATTTATTGTTATGCTGGCGATGCTGCAGGCCATTATCCAATTATTTTACTTCATGCACTTGAAGGATAAAGGCCATCGTATGCCCAACTTATTCATTTTTTCTTCCATTTTTGTTGCCATTGTGGCCATCTACGGGATCAATGAGTGGCTGTGGTGGTAA
- the miaB gene encoding tRNA (N6-isopentenyl adenosine(37)-C2)-methylthiotransferase MiaB, whose translation MSDNNKKNEQQSVNLDTFNPAKAKYEREKNYKDYSQYFNSYKVLEQEDNRRKVRVDGREAIIYSEPDYKVGKKRGKEEVVHLRAEIPDEMQGIGKHKRYMVKTYGCQMNEHDSEHISGLLESMGYTATDDENEADVVLFNTCAIRENAEDKVFGEIGRFKQRKMENPELVIGVCGCMSQEEAVVNKILKSYHQVDLIFGTHNIHRLPVLLRDALMAKEMVIEVWSKEGDIIEDMPQKRADGLKAWVNIMYGCDKFCTYCIVPFTRGKERSRRPEDILAEVRELARKGYQEITVLGQNVNSYGKDFEDRDYRLANLLDDINKIDIPRVRFTTSHPWDFSDELIEVLAKGGNLVEHIHLPVQSGNNEVLKRMGRKYTSAEYLELVRKIKKAIPNVVLTTDIIVGFPGETEEQFQETLALVKEVEYDSAFTFIYSPRHGTPAAEMEDDVSEKQKKDRLYRLNALQNEISRHKNEALRDEVVEVLVEGESKNNPDILSGRTRTNKLVNFKGSKDAIGKLVHVRINEPQTWTLKGEQVQTVEV comes from the coding sequence GTGTCAGATAATAATAAAAAGAACGAGCAACAATCCGTTAATCTAGATACATTTAATCCTGCTAAGGCAAAGTATGAGCGTGAAAAAAATTACAAAGATTATAGTCAGTATTTCAACAGTTATAAAGTGTTAGAACAAGAAGACAACCGCCGTAAAGTGAGAGTAGACGGTCGGGAAGCCATTATATACTCTGAGCCTGATTACAAAGTCGGGAAGAAAAGAGGGAAGGAAGAAGTTGTCCACCTTCGTGCAGAGATTCCAGACGAAATGCAAGGTATCGGTAAGCATAAACGGTATATGGTCAAAACCTATGGTTGTCAAATGAACGAGCATGATAGTGAACATATTTCAGGTTTGTTAGAGAGCATGGGCTACACGGCGACAGACGACGAAAATGAAGCAGACGTGGTCCTCTTCAACACGTGTGCTATACGTGAAAATGCAGAGGATAAGGTGTTTGGTGAAATCGGGCGCTTCAAACAGCGTAAGATGGAGAACCCAGAGCTTGTTATTGGCGTTTGCGGTTGTATGTCTCAAGAAGAGGCTGTCGTCAATAAAATTCTAAAAAGCTATCACCAAGTCGACCTTATTTTTGGTACCCATAACATTCATCGTCTCCCTGTCCTATTACGGGACGCTTTAATGGCCAAAGAGATGGTCATCGAAGTGTGGTCCAAAGAGGGAGACATTATCGAGGATATGCCACAAAAACGGGCTGACGGACTCAAAGCTTGGGTCAACATTATGTACGGTTGTGACAAGTTTTGTACGTATTGTATCGTGCCATTCACCCGAGGTAAAGAACGGAGCCGTCGCCCAGAAGATATTCTGGCAGAAGTACGAGAATTAGCGCGTAAAGGTTATCAAGAAATTACCGTTTTAGGTCAGAACGTTAACTCCTACGGAAAAGATTTTGAAGACCGTGATTACCGTTTAGCGAACCTTTTAGACGATATCAATAAGATTGACATACCAAGAGTACGCTTCACAACGAGTCACCCTTGGGACTTTAGTGATGAGCTCATTGAAGTGTTGGCGAAAGGCGGTAATTTAGTCGAACACATTCACTTGCCTGTACAGTCAGGTAATAATGAAGTCTTGAAGCGTATGGGGCGTAAGTATACGAGTGCGGAGTATTTAGAGTTAGTCCGCAAAATTAAAAAAGCGATTCCCAATGTGGTGCTAACAACGGATATTATTGTGGGATTCCCTGGGGAAACAGAAGAACAATTCCAAGAAACATTGGCATTAGTAAAAGAAGTAGAGTACGATTCTGCCTTTACGTTTATCTATTCTCCTCGCCATGGTACGCCAGCGGCGGAGATGGAAGACGACGTGTCTGAAAAACAAAAGAAAGATCGTTTGTACCGCCTAAATGCGTTACAAAACGAGATTAGCCGTCACAAAAACGAGGCGCTACGTGATGAAGTCGTAGAAGTTTTAGTTGAAGGAGAAAGTAAGAACAACCCTGACATTTTATCAGGACGTACAAGAACAAATAAACTTGTGAACTTCAAAGGTTCTAAGGATGCGATTGGTAAGCTTGTTCATGTCCGTATTAACGAACCTCAGACTTGGACATTAAAAGGTGAACAAGTACAAACAGTGGAGGTATAA
- a CDS encoding RicAFT regulatory complex protein RicA family protein — MSETVSRKEIIDQAEKLAKLIAQSKEVEFFKQAEQQIKKNQKVQNLINAIKFKQKQAVHAEHYDKNKALQDFEKSLDELNRELDEIPVVQEFKQSQVEVNDLLQMMTNIISNKVTDEIILSTGGDPLSGQTGGDNPITCTVPPNK, encoded by the coding sequence ATGTCAGAAACAGTATCACGCAAAGAAATTATCGACCAGGCGGAAAAGTTAGCAAAATTGATTGCTCAGTCTAAAGAAGTTGAATTCTTTAAGCAGGCCGAACAGCAGATCAAAAAAAACCAGAAGGTACAGAACCTCATTAACGCCATTAAGTTTAAACAGAAACAGGCTGTCCACGCAGAACACTATGATAAAAACAAAGCGTTACAAGATTTTGAGAAATCGTTAGATGAGCTAAATCGTGAACTAGACGAAATTCCTGTCGTCCAAGAATTTAAGCAGTCACAAGTAGAAGTCAACGATCTATTACAAATGATGACTAACATTATTTCTAACAAAGTAACGGACGAAATTATCCTTTCAACTGGAGGAGACCCTCTAAGTGGTCAAACGGGTGGAGATAACCCGATCACATGTACAGTTCCTCCTAATAAGTAA
- the cotE gene encoding outer spore coat protein CotE: MSYTEKDIHFREIITKAVCGKGRKFTQATHTITPSHSPTSILGCWIINHSFTTDKVGDSVEVSGSYDINVWYSFNNNTKTEVATETVTYVDSIPLTVVDKNCLDDGIEVNGKAMQQPTACEATISNSGNSVLVQVERDFHVEVIGETKVCVAVNPHGCDDDDKDLSFEDDLDEEFEDLDPEFLIDDLD, from the coding sequence ATGTCTTATACAGAAAAAGACATTCATTTCCGTGAGATTATCACCAAAGCCGTTTGTGGTAAAGGGCGTAAATTTACTCAAGCTACTCACACGATTACTCCATCACACTCCCCAACAAGTATCTTAGGATGCTGGATTATCAACCATTCTTTTACAACCGATAAGGTGGGTGACTCTGTAGAAGTAAGTGGGTCATACGATATTAACGTTTGGTACTCCTTTAATAACAATACAAAAACAGAAGTTGCAACGGAGACTGTGACGTACGTCGATAGTATCCCACTGACCGTCGTAGATAAAAACTGCTTGGATGACGGTATAGAGGTGAATGGCAAGGCAATGCAGCAACCCACTGCGTGTGAAGCAACCATATCCAATTCCGGAAACTCCGTCCTTGTTCAGGTTGAACGCGACTTCCATGTTGAAGTCATCGGAGAAACCAAGGTTTGCGTCGCAGTGAATCCTCATGGGTGTGATGATGACGACAAGGATTTAAGCTTTGAAGATGACCTAGATGAAGAGTTTGAAGACCTTGATCCTGAATTTTTAATTGATGATCTAGATTAA
- a CDS encoding putative amidoligase domain-containing protein: protein MNKYQQPETHTEREREFQLLKYNGISKHTGKRKTRKKFRFFIYQFDVVALFETTRNQANGQPWIYSSKHQKELWKQIETQNLSREVLKAKKVAIRCLYLLGYDLGMVEVCTHTSAPKYTVSQIFNHSRLADQADRTLKQLVQRSQTREKSNENKTPLLGADVEFVLKHNNGKYVLASRYFSKRGKVGYDAIWLRGNRNKHPLVELRPSPTKNPRQLYNNLYRCMTQAVRKINNSQVQWLAGGAPLTRYPIGGHIHFSQIYLTPKLVRALDNYLTLPLSVMESDESRSRRPKYGFIGDYRNQYHGGFEYRTPPSWIVSPTVAKGVLCLAKVIVQDYHKLSYFPFDNYDVHQQFYTGNRESLYSYVRTVWSHLKNCPTYAKYKTELDRFYELIERRYVWNEFEDIRKAWQLPPY from the coding sequence ATGAATAAATACCAACAACCAGAGACTCACACCGAAAGAGAGAGAGAATTTCAACTACTCAAGTATAATGGCATTTCAAAACATACAGGTAAAAGAAAAACGCGAAAAAAATTTCGGTTTTTTATCTATCAGTTTGATGTCGTTGCCTTATTCGAAACGACTCGTAACCAGGCCAATGGGCAACCATGGATATATTCTAGTAAACACCAGAAAGAGTTATGGAAACAAATCGAAACACAAAATCTTTCGCGAGAAGTACTCAAAGCTAAAAAAGTGGCTATACGCTGCTTATATCTACTCGGATATGATTTAGGTATGGTTGAGGTTTGTACCCACACCAGTGCTCCAAAATATACAGTCTCACAAATTTTTAACCATTCTCGGCTTGCCGACCAAGCCGACCGTACACTTAAACAACTGGTGCAACGTTCCCAGACTAGAGAAAAATCGAACGAAAACAAAACCCCTTTATTAGGTGCTGACGTTGAATTCGTGCTTAAACACAACAACGGTAAATATGTGCTTGCCTCTCGTTACTTTTCAAAACGAGGAAAAGTAGGCTACGACGCCATATGGCTGCGAGGCAATAGAAACAAACACCCTCTCGTTGAATTGCGACCATCTCCGACTAAAAATCCTCGTCAATTATATAACAACTTGTATCGCTGTATGACTCAAGCTGTGAGAAAGATAAACAACAGTCAAGTGCAATGGTTAGCGGGTGGGGCACCGCTCACACGATATCCTATTGGCGGTCATATCCATTTTAGTCAGATCTACCTAACGCCTAAGCTCGTACGTGCCTTAGACAACTATTTGACCTTACCTCTCAGTGTGATGGAAAGTGATGAATCGAGATCACGCAGACCAAAATACGGCTTCATTGGGGACTATCGTAATCAGTATCACGGTGGCTTTGAATATAGAACCCCTCCCAGCTGGATCGTATCACCAACGGTTGCCAAAGGTGTGCTATGCCTAGCCAAGGTCATCGTTCAAGACTATCATAAACTTTCGTACTTTCCATTTGATAACTATGATGTACACCAACAGTTTTATACTGGAAATCGAGAATCTCTTTACTCATACGTTAGAACGGTATGGTCTCATTTGAAAAATTGTCCAACATACGCTAAATATAAAACGGAATTAGATCGGTTTTATGAACTCATTGAAAGGCGCTACGTATGGAATGAATTTGAAGATATTCGGAAGGCTTGGCAACTACCACCATACTAG
- the mutS gene encoding DNA mismatch repair protein MutS: MAKHTPMIEQYLEIKEQYPDAFLFFRLGDFYELFFEDATTAAKELEITLTGRAGGGDERIPMCGVPYHSSMQYIKKLIDKGYKVAICEQVEDPKAAKGVVKREVIRVITPGTLMEEHMLSDRENNYILFLSEQKQDEDSDDQYALVATDLSTGEVLATQVNSLQAVLDEVVPYQSAEIVVSATFNPNEVEQIKQVTRTNVYQVDEQTMSTQVEMPSSMRLNKSGQPFSGPIKGALILMLVYLKETQKRTVDHLQPVRTYTSTQYLMMDVHSRRNLELTETIRDHSKKGTLLWLLDETSTAMGSRLLKNWVLRPLMDTKKINQRLDAVDVLLQEAWERDEIIGMLEDVYDLERLAGRVSYGNVNPRDLLQLRKSLAKIPDILNELHKLPPSYIQELADRIDPCQDLLKLLMDAIHEDAPLSVKEGGIFNNGYHQELDRLLEASRNGKQWIADLEQTERQRTGIKSLKVGYNKVFGYYIEVTKANLHLLTDDRYERKQTLANAERYITPELKEKEALILEANDRLMDLEYELFLALRETINQYLPRLQQLAQMIAQLDVLCAFAKVSETYGYTRPSFEKGTLNIKEGRHPVIEKVMGESRFVANDINMDRHHRQTLLITGPNMAGKSTYMRQTALIAVMGQIGCFVPAEVAVLPVFDQIFTRIGAADDLVGGQSTFMVEMIETKRAITQATENSLILLDEIGRGTSTYDGMSLAQAVVEYIHDRVKAYTLFSTHYHELTELEQKLRGVVNVHVACSEQDGKVVFLHKVLEGKADRSYGIHVAQLAQMPDDVIERAHQILAHLETDDVEGPSFNHQQEEQLSLFESQPMMVQEAQPSQETLRQETASSQVAVTKEPHVSLTEGQQAVISQIEGLNLVKMTPLEALNMLYEMQEGLKKNETGDE; encoded by the coding sequence ATGGCTAAGCACACGCCGATGATAGAACAATACCTCGAAATAAAAGAGCAATATCCTGACGCCTTTTTGTTCTTTCGTCTAGGTGATTTCTATGAACTATTTTTTGAAGATGCCACAACCGCAGCGAAAGAACTTGAGATAACACTAACCGGAAGAGCAGGAGGGGGCGATGAACGCATTCCTATGTGCGGCGTCCCTTACCACTCTTCTATGCAATACATAAAAAAATTAATTGACAAAGGCTACAAGGTGGCCATCTGTGAACAAGTGGAGGATCCAAAGGCTGCCAAAGGGGTTGTCAAACGAGAAGTGATCCGTGTAATCACCCCGGGGACCTTGATGGAAGAACATATGCTATCGGACAGAGAAAACAATTATATTTTGTTCCTCTCAGAGCAAAAGCAGGACGAGGATAGCGATGATCAGTATGCGCTCGTAGCGACAGATTTATCTACAGGCGAAGTTCTGGCAACGCAGGTCAATAGCCTACAGGCTGTTTTAGATGAAGTGGTGCCTTATCAGTCAGCAGAAATTGTGGTATCGGCCACTTTTAACCCTAATGAAGTAGAGCAGATCAAACAAGTGACACGCACGAACGTCTATCAAGTGGACGAGCAGACCATGAGCACGCAAGTTGAAATGCCATCTTCGATGCGTTTAAACAAGTCTGGGCAACCCTTCAGTGGCCCCATCAAGGGCGCTCTGATCCTTATGCTGGTGTACCTCAAAGAAACGCAGAAGCGCACGGTGGACCATTTACAACCCGTTAGAACGTATACGAGCACACAGTATCTCATGATGGATGTTCATTCAAGACGAAACCTTGAATTAACAGAAACCATCCGTGATCACTCTAAAAAAGGGACGCTTCTATGGTTACTAGATGAGACGTCAACGGCCATGGGGAGCCGTCTGCTGAAAAATTGGGTTCTGCGACCCTTAATGGACACGAAGAAGATCAATCAACGGCTTGACGCCGTAGACGTCCTGCTGCAGGAAGCGTGGGAAAGAGATGAGATCATTGGCATGCTAGAAGACGTCTATGATTTAGAACGTCTAGCTGGAAGAGTGTCCTATGGAAACGTAAATCCTAGAGACCTACTGCAACTGAGAAAATCACTCGCTAAGATACCCGACATTCTAAATGAACTGCACAAACTCCCTCCTTCGTACATACAGGAGCTTGCTGACCGTATAGACCCTTGTCAAGACTTACTGAAGCTGCTGATGGATGCGATACATGAAGATGCACCATTGTCCGTCAAAGAAGGCGGTATTTTTAATAATGGCTATCACCAAGAGCTAGATCGTTTACTTGAAGCCAGTCGTAATGGGAAGCAATGGATAGCCGATCTTGAGCAAACTGAGAGACAGCGTACAGGGATAAAGTCACTGAAAGTGGGCTATAACAAAGTGTTCGGCTATTATATTGAAGTGACGAAAGCTAATTTGCACCTGCTAACAGATGACCGCTATGAGCGTAAACAAACTTTAGCGAACGCCGAACGCTACATTACACCTGAGCTGAAAGAGAAAGAAGCGTTAATCCTAGAAGCGAATGATCGGCTCATGGACCTCGAGTATGAGTTGTTTCTAGCGTTAAGAGAAACCATTAATCAGTATCTTCCCCGACTGCAACAATTGGCTCAGATGATCGCGCAGCTAGACGTTTTATGTGCCTTTGCTAAAGTGAGTGAAACGTATGGCTATACAAGACCTTCTTTTGAAAAAGGGACATTAAACATCAAAGAAGGACGTCATCCCGTAATAGAAAAAGTCATGGGCGAAAGTCGCTTCGTCGCTAATGACATCAATATGGATCGCCATCATCGCCAAACCCTGCTTATTACAGGCCCGAACATGGCCGGTAAAAGCACCTATATGAGACAAACAGCCCTAATAGCAGTGATGGGTCAGATAGGATGCTTCGTTCCTGCCGAAGTGGCTGTACTCCCTGTTTTTGATCAGATTTTTACCCGGATTGGTGCGGCTGATGACCTTGTAGGGGGACAAAGTACATTCATGGTTGAGATGATAGAAACCAAGAGAGCGATCACACAGGCCACCGAAAATAGCCTTATCCTACTAGATGAAATTGGTCGGGGGACCTCGACCTACGATGGCATGTCCTTAGCCCAAGCTGTTGTAGAATATATTCATGACCGAGTGAAGGCTTACACGTTATTTTCAACACATTACCATGAATTAACGGAGCTAGAACAGAAGTTAAGGGGAGTGGTGAATGTCCATGTGGCTTGCTCCGAACAGGACGGAAAAGTGGTGTTTCTGCACAAGGTGCTAGAAGGGAAAGCGGATAGAAGCTACGGGATTCACGTGGCCCAATTGGCGCAAATGCCTGATGATGTGATTGAACGTGCCCATCAAATACTGGCCCACTTAGAAACCGATGACGTGGAAGGCCCATCTTTCAATCATCAGCAAGAAGAACAATTATCCTTATTTGAGAGTCAGCCTATGATGGTTCAAGAAGCTCAGCCATCACAGGAAACTTTACGGCAGGAAACGGCGTCATCACAGGTTGCTGTGACTAAGGAGCCTCATGTGAGTCTCACAGAAGGACAGCAGGCTGTCATCTCGCAAATTGAAGGGCTTAATCTAGTGAAGATGACCCCGTTAGAGGCGTTGAACATGCTTTACGAGATGCAAGAAGGTTTAAAGAAAAACGAAACCGGGGATGAGTAA
- the mutL gene encoding DNA mismatch repair endonuclease MutL: MANIVVMDAHLSNKIAAGEVVERPASVVKELVENAIDASSTKIEVHVQEGGLEQIKVIDNGQGMEREDAERAFERHATSKLKDEKQLFHISTLGFRGEALPSIAAVSKLSLQTWNGREETGTSISLEGGQIKEIQAAPLRQGTTIEVTDLFYNTPARYKYLKTIHTELSHISDYMNRLAMARPDIAFVLNHNGRQLLKTSGNGHVRHVLASVYGHRIAKQTVPVKASHIDFELEAYIGLPEVTRSNRGYISVIVNGRYIRNHSINQAVMRAYHTLLPINRYPLALISLQMDASLMDINVHPSKLEARISKEKELVDWLEQELKVALSQQSLIPQPLADQKQSQPLGAEQRISSDSDADNKPFYKQDQFDLRLQLREQRDTASSSLRDAVGGQVPPLTEGQRDTERQRETETQREPRSPQMNVPAEREGPLELKKGSDQEQNPVPQLNEQDHLDRNQAPKQAAAPESIQEQSDSPQPKIPLLSPMGQLHGTYILAQNEQGLYMIDQHAAQERIWYEYFYDKLNQHENVNQDLLVPILLEFSAGEYALIEQCKADLEKVGLFLESFGHHSYMVRSHPQWFPEGEEEALIREIVAFVIEKKGALEWIHFREKVAIMMSCKAAIKANRYLKKEEMEALLEKLRTTSNPFTCPHGRPITVLLTTYDIEKMFKRVMS, encoded by the coding sequence ATGGCAAATATCGTTGTGATGGATGCCCATCTTTCTAATAAAATAGCCGCTGGAGAGGTGGTTGAACGCCCGGCCTCTGTTGTCAAAGAACTTGTCGAGAATGCGATAGACGCTTCTAGTACAAAAATTGAAGTTCATGTGCAAGAAGGTGGTTTGGAACAAATCAAAGTCATAGATAATGGACAAGGAATGGAACGAGAGGATGCTGAGCGGGCTTTTGAGCGCCATGCTACAAGTAAGTTAAAGGATGAAAAGCAATTGTTTCACATCTCCACACTAGGGTTCCGGGGAGAAGCTTTGCCCAGTATTGCAGCCGTGTCAAAATTGAGTCTCCAAACATGGAATGGGCGAGAAGAAACAGGGACCTCCATCAGTCTAGAAGGCGGTCAGATCAAAGAAATTCAAGCAGCGCCATTAAGACAGGGAACAACGATTGAAGTGACAGACCTGTTCTACAACACGCCAGCAAGGTACAAATATCTAAAAACCATTCATACTGAACTGAGTCATATCTCTGACTATATGAATCGTTTAGCCATGGCGAGACCGGATATCGCGTTTGTTTTAAACCATAATGGTCGACAATTATTAAAGACGAGTGGAAACGGCCATGTGCGTCACGTGCTAGCGTCCGTTTATGGACACCGTATAGCGAAACAAACGGTGCCAGTTAAAGCTAGCCACATTGACTTTGAACTAGAAGCATATATCGGTTTGCCTGAGGTGACACGATCTAACCGCGGGTATATTTCTGTCATCGTTAATGGCCGATACATTCGCAACCATAGTATTAATCAAGCGGTGATGAGAGCGTATCATACCCTGTTACCGATTAACCGTTATCCCTTGGCCCTTATTTCTTTGCAGATGGATGCCAGTCTCATGGACATTAACGTGCATCCGTCTAAGTTAGAAGCGCGTATCAGCAAGGAGAAGGAGTTAGTCGACTGGTTAGAACAGGAATTAAAGGTGGCTTTAAGTCAACAATCATTGATACCACAACCTCTGGCTGACCAGAAACAGTCCCAACCACTCGGTGCAGAGCAACGTATATCATCAGATTCAGACGCGGATAACAAACCGTTTTATAAGCAGGATCAGTTTGACTTGCGTTTACAGTTGAGAGAGCAAAGGGACACGGCTAGCTCGAGCTTGCGTGACGCTGTGGGAGGTCAGGTTCCGCCTCTGACAGAAGGACAGAGAGACACAGAGAGGCAGAGAGAAACAGAGACACAGAGGGAGCCCCGATCTCCACAAATGAACGTACCCGCTGAAAGAGAAGGACCTCTAGAATTGAAAAAGGGGTCAGATCAAGAGCAAAATCCAGTACCACAGCTGAACGAACAGGACCATTTAGATCGGAACCAAGCACCCAAACAAGCAGCAGCGCCCGAGTCCATACAGGAGCAAAGCGATTCACCTCAACCTAAGATTCCACTGCTCTCTCCCATGGGACAACTCCATGGCACTTACATTCTCGCTCAGAACGAGCAGGGACTGTATATGATCGATCAGCACGCAGCGCAAGAACGTATCTGGTATGAGTACTTTTACGATAAACTCAATCAGCATGAGAATGTGAATCAAGACCTGCTGGTCCCCATCCTACTGGAGTTCAGTGCGGGAGAGTATGCCTTGATAGAACAGTGCAAAGCAGATCTAGAGAAAGTGGGGTTATTTTTAGAATCGTTTGGCCATCATTCTTACATGGTACGTTCCCATCCCCAGTGGTTCCCTGAAGGTGAAGAAGAAGCGCTCATTCGAGAAATTGTGGCCTTCGTCATCGAGAAAAAAGGGGCCTTAGAATGGATTCATTTTAGAGAAAAAGTGGCCATTATGATGTCCTGTAAAGCAGCCATTAAAGCGAACCGTTATCTGAAAAAGGAAGAGATGGAAGCACTCTTAGAGAAGCTGCGAACCACGAGTAACCCATTCACGTGTCCGCACGGTCGTCCCATTACGGTCTTGCTAACGACTTATGATATAGAAAAAATGTTCAAAAGAGTGATGTCATGA
- a CDS encoding class I SAM-dependent methyltransferase, giving the protein MIVTTSMKGQERLEEEARQVAHTLQCEYVTRYRKSVGQIFEEQNTDKVIVIAQDRMKYVLQGHEHEPFFFHPSSAMFRVKRLLRQERDPFVEACQLKEGMTLFDGTFGLGSDGIVASFITGATGQVVGVESVPVLGLIVQKGLQRWQTKLDPLNEAMRRITLQIGSHVAVLKETPTDAFDVVYFDPMFDLSVSESVGIAPLKTVANYEPLTKEAIQEAKRVAKQRVVLKASRESAYFENLAFQPIVRKHASHWYGTIELEH; this is encoded by the coding sequence ATGATTGTGACAACGAGCATGAAAGGGCAGGAGCGTCTTGAAGAAGAAGCACGTCAGGTTGCTCATACATTACAGTGTGAATATGTCACTCGATATAGAAAATCTGTGGGACAAATATTCGAAGAGCAGAACACCGATAAGGTAATCGTCATTGCTCAGGACAGAATGAAATACGTGTTGCAGGGACATGAGCACGAACCGTTCTTTTTCCATCCATCTTCGGCTATGTTTCGGGTCAAACGCTTACTGAGACAAGAGAGAGACCCTTTCGTTGAGGCCTGCCAATTAAAAGAGGGCATGACGTTATTCGACGGGACCTTTGGGCTTGGCTCCGATGGCATCGTCGCTTCTTTCATCACGGGGGCTACAGGTCAAGTCGTGGGAGTGGAATCTGTGCCTGTCCTTGGCCTGATTGTGCAAAAAGGGCTTCAACGGTGGCAGACCAAACTTGATCCTCTCAACGAAGCGATGAGGCGTATCACACTTCAGATCGGATCACACGTAGCAGTATTAAAAGAAACGCCAACGGATGCATTTGATGTGGTCTATTTTGATCCCATGTTTGATCTCTCAGTCTCTGAATCAGTAGGGATTGCCCCACTGAAAACAGTGGCAAATTACGAACCATTAACCAAGGAAGCGATTCAAGAAGCCAAGCGCGTGGCCAAGCAAAGAGTGGTACTAAAAGCCTCACGTGAAAGTGCCTATTTTGAGAATTTAGCCTTTCAGCCAATTGTACGTAAGCACGCTTCCCACTGGTACGGTACGATAGAATTGGAGCATTGA
- the miaA gene encoding tRNA (adenosine(37)-N6)-dimethylallyltransferase MiaA, which translates to MNKEKLLVIIGPTAVGKTKLSVSLAQRFNGEVISGDSMQIYRGMDIGTAKITPDEMQGVPHHLIDLREPWESFSVNEFQTLATDHITQINQRGRLPLLVGGTGLYVQSVTHQFQFAEDSRDEEVRQKWETYLQKHGREALHQALAQKDPIYAEQLHPNNTRRVIRALEIIETTGQSMAEYQGEWEKSSPYELAMVGLTMERQKLYERINHRVDLMIQDGLIEEVQRLLDEGVPVDCQSFSGIGYKEILGYLTGELEREEAIALLKRNTRRFAKRQHTWFRRMKDIQWFDVTALDRWEEHEQIIAEYVAGKFC; encoded by the coding sequence ATGAACAAAGAAAAGTTACTGGTCATTATAGGTCCGACCGCAGTAGGTAAAACAAAATTAAGTGTATCGCTCGCACAACGATTCAATGGAGAAGTCATCTCTGGTGATTCTATGCAGATCTATCGTGGCATGGATATCGGGACAGCCAAAATAACACCTGATGAAATGCAGGGGGTCCCTCACCACTTGATTGATCTTAGAGAACCGTGGGAATCTTTCTCTGTTAATGAATTTCAGACACTGGCCACCGATCATATCACTCAGATTAATCAACGAGGACGATTGCCTCTGTTAGTGGGAGGAACAGGGCTGTATGTTCAGTCTGTCACCCATCAGTTTCAATTCGCTGAGGACAGTAGGGACGAAGAAGTCCGGCAGAAATGGGAAACTTATCTCCAAAAGCATGGGCGGGAAGCTTTGCACCAAGCGCTAGCACAAAAAGATCCCATATACGCCGAGCAGTTGCATCCTAATAACACACGGCGGGTGATAAGAGCCCTAGAGATCATTGAAACGACAGGTCAGAGCATGGCCGAATATCAAGGAGAGTGGGAAAAGTCATCCCCTTATGAGCTGGCTATGGTTGGACTGACCATGGAACGTCAAAAACTTTATGAGCGGATCAATCATCGTGTGGATCTCATGATTCAGGACGGATTGATAGAAGAAGTGCAACGCTTACTTGACGAAGGTGTACCTGTTGATTGTCAGTCTTTTTCTGGCATCGGTTACAAAGAAATATTAGGGTATTTGACTGGGGAATTAGAACGTGAGGAAGCGATAGCGCTCCTAAAACGAAACACTCGACGTTTTGCTAAACGTCAACATACGTGGTTTCGAAGAATGAAAGACATCCAATGGTTTGACGTTACAGCGCTCGATCGTTGGGAAGAACATGAACAAATAATTGCAGAATATGTGGCAGGAAAGTTTTGTTAA